Part of the Tistrella mobilis genome is shown below.
GGGACCAGCGCGCCCAGCTGGAACCCCGCTTTGCCGAGGCCGGCGCCGAGGGGGCCGGCGCCATCGCCGCCGCCCGGATTCTGGCGACCGACGAGATGGCGACCCTGCCCGAAGACCTGCTGCCGCGTGCACCCGCCGTCGGGCCCGACGATCTCGCCTTCCTGCAATACACCTCGGGCTCGACCGGTGATCCCAAGGGGGTGATGGTCAGCCACGGCGCGCTTGCGGCCAATCAGCGGCTGATCCGCCGCGCCATGGGCCATGGGCCCGAAACGGTTTTCGCCGGCTGGCTGCCGCTCTATCACGACATGGGGCTGGTCGGGAACCTGCTTCAGCCGCTCTGGCTGGGCATTCCGTCGGTGCTGATGGCGCCCGCCGCCTTCCTGCAGAAGCCGATGCGCTGGCTCAGGGCGATTTCCGACTGGAAGGCCACCACCGCCGGCAGCCCCGATTTCGGCTACGACCTGTGCGTGCGCCGCTTCCGCCCCGATCTCTGCGAGGGGCTGGACCTGTCGTCATGGAGCGTCGCCTATAACGGCGCCGAGCCGGTCCGGGCCGAGACGCTGGAGCGCTTCGCCGCCACCTTCGCCCCCTACGGCTTCCGTGCCGACGCCTTTTATCCCTGCTATGGCATGGCCGAGACGACGCTGATGATCTCGGGCGGCAGCCAGGGCATCGCGCCGCCGGTCATCGACGTGGACGGCAGCGCGCTCGATCTGGGCCGGGTGGTGCCGCCGGTCGCGGGTGCCATCACCCCGCCCCGCCGGCTGGTGAGGTGCGGCCAGCCGGGCCAGGGGCTGGCGGTCGCGATCGCCGACCCCGAAACCGGCCGCACCCTGCCGGACGGCCGGATCGGGGAAATCCTGGTCACCGGCACCAGCCTGGCCCGCGGCTACTGGCAGCGCCCTGAGCTGACCGACGAGGTCTTCGGCGCCCGCCTGCCCGGCGACGACCGCCGCTGGCTGCGCACCGGCGATCTGGGCTGCCGGATCGACGGCGAGCTTTACGTCACCGGCCGGATCAAGGAACTGATCATCATCCGCGGCCGCAATCACTACCCGCAGGATGTCGAGACCGCGATCACCGCCGCCTGCCCCGATCTTGCCGCCGGCGCCGCGGCTGCGGTGTCGGTAGATGGACCGGATGGCGAGACGGTGGTGGCGATGATCGAGGCCGAGCGCGAGCGCATGCGCCGCCTGAACGGGCCCGAAATCTTCGCCGATGCGGTCGAAGCGGTGGCGGCGGCCCTGGAACTGCGTCTGGACCGGCTGGTGATCCTGAGGCCCAACACCATCCTCAGAACCTCGTCGGGCAAGATCCGGCGGCGCGAGATGCGCGCCCGGCTGCTGGCGGGCTTGCTCGATCCGCTCTGGGACAGCGCCGCGCGCGAACCCGTCCGCCAACCCGAAGCCGCGGAGGCGTGACGGATGGAGCCCGCCTGGTCGGCGCAAGAGGAGCTGCGCATCTTCCGCCATGCCGTGCGCGGCTTTCTGGCCACGGAATTCGTGCCCCGGCTCGACGCCTGGCGCGCGCAGGGCATCGTCGACCGCCAGGCCTGGACGGCGGCGGGTGCGATGGGCCTGCTGCTGACCGAGCACGACCCGGATCTGGGCGGTGGCGGCGGCAGTTTCGCGACCGAGGCGATCGTCTACGAAGAGCTGGCGCGGATCGGCGACACATCCTTCTGCAAGGGCGTGCATGAATGCTGCGCGGGCTATATCCGCGCCTATGGCACGCCGGAACAACGGCGCCGCTGGCTGCCGGACCTTGCCGCCGGGCGGCGCATCGGCGCCATCGCCATGACCGAGCCCGGCAACGGATCGGATCTGAAGGCGGTGCGCACCACCGCCCGGCCGCAGGGGGACCACTATCTGGTCTCGGGCTCCAAGACCTTCATCTCCAACGGCGCCTCGGCCGATCTGATCCTGCTGGTGGCGACCGTGGACCCGGCAGCGGGCGCGAAAGGCATCACCCTGCTGGTGCTGGAAACCGACGACCTGCCCGGCTTCCGCCGCGGCCGACGGCTTGCCAAGATGGGCCAGTGCGGCCAGGACACCTCGGAACTCTTTTTCGACGACATGATCGTGCCGGCCACCAACCGGCTGGGGGCGGCCGACGGTCTGGGGTTCGGCCAGCTGATGTCGCAGCTGGCCTATGAACGCCTGATCATCGCGGTGCAGGCGGTGACCTTTGCCGAGCGCGCGCTGGCGCTCGCCGTCGACCATGCCATGACCCGCGAGACCTTCGGCCGGCCGCTGATCGACCATCAGGCGCTGCGCTTCGCCCTGGCCGATGCCCGTACCGAAGCCCATACCGGCCGGGTGCTGGTCGACGACTGCATCGCCCGCATCATTCAGGGCCGGCTGGACGCCGAAACCGCGGCCATGGCCAAGCTCTGGACCACCGAGATGCAGGGCCGGGTGGTCGATGCCTGCCTGCAGGTCTTCGGCGGGGCGGGCTACATGGCCGAACACCCGCTGGCACAGATGTATGTCGATGCCCGCGCCCAGCGGATCTATGCCGGCTCCAACGAGGTGATGAAGGAAATCGTCGCCCGCGGCCTGGCGACATTGAAGGGGTCCCCGCAATGACCGATACCCGGCCGCTCGACGCCCGGCGCGCCATCGACGCCCGCGCGCTCTACGACCACCTGACCGGCAATGGCAGCCGGTTCCTGCGCGTGGGGGAGCTGCTGACCGCGGGGGCGGAAGCCGCCCCCGAGCTGCTGCCCGATGCGCAGACCCTTGCAGCCGAAGCCGCCCGGCCGCTTTCGGCCAAGACCGGGGTGGAGATGGCCCAGGCGCTGTTCCTGCAGGCGATCTTCGCCGACCGCGCCCGCGGCCTGCATCTTTGCCATGCGATGCAGCTGCCCCGCCCCGAGGCCGCCGCCAATGCCGCGCGGCTCGCCCGGGACGGCGTGCTGGATCTGGGTCTGGTCCGGGTGGAACGGCACGGCCGGCTGCTGGTGGTGGAGAACCGCAATGCCGGCCGGCTGAATGCCGAGGACGTGCCCACCATCGACGCGCTGGAACATGCGGTCGATGCCGCCCTGCTGGACGAAGAGAGCACCGCCTGCATCCTGCGCGGCGGCGTGGTCGACCATCCCCGCTATGCCGGGCGCCGGCTGGCGGGGGCCGGGCTGAACCTCACCGATCTCTACGAGGGCCGCGTGCCCTATGTGATGTATATCGAGCGCGAAATGGGCTGGGTCGCCAAGGTCTTCCGCGGCCTGGCGGCCCCCGACCGCCTGCCCGACGAACTGGCCGAGACGCGCGAGAAGGCCTGGATCGGGGTGATCGACGGCTTCGCGATCGGCGCCGCCACCCAGGCGCTGCTGGTCTGCGACGCGGTGGTGGCAGAGGCCGGCAGCTGGTTCAACGTGCCCGCCCGCAAGGAAGGGCTGGTGCCGGGCTGCACCAATCTGCGCCTGCCGCGGATCATGGGCGACCGGCTGGCCCGCCAGATCATCATGAACGGCCGCACCATCCGCGTGGACGAGCCCGAAGCCCGGCTGCTGATCGACCGCGTGGCCGAACCCGACGGGCTGGAGACCGCGATCGACGAGGTGGCGGCCGATCTGGTCGATGGCGGCGTGGTCTCGATCGCCGGCAACCGCCGCGCCTTCCGGGTGGCCCAGGAACCGCTGGACCTGTTCCGCGCCTATCTTGCGACCTATACCCGCGAGGTGGCGGTCTGCCATCTGAGCCCGGCGCTGGTCGCCAATCTGGAGCGGCACTGGACCGGGCGGAAGGCGCGCGGCTGAGCGGCTCAGGCGGTCGCGACCCAGCCCCGCCAGGTGAAGGCGGCGAAAAACAGGCTGACGTCGCGGAAGCCGCCCTCCTCCAGGATCGCGGTGTCGGTGGCGGGGTCGAAGGTCATCAGGCTGCGGCGCACCGCTTCGCGGGCACCGTTGGTCTGTTCGACATCCACGCCCATCGACACCGCATAGGCGGCATAGCGCGACAGCCAGAGATCGCGTTCCGCCGCCCCTTGCGGAAAGCTGGAATGGGCGGCGACGAACGGCGCGCCGGGCACCAGGCGGCGGTGGATCCCGGCCACCGTCCGCCGGCGTTCGGCCGCGTCGAGGAAATGCAGGGTCAGCAGGCAGGTCAACGGCCGGGGATCGCGCGGCAGCGGCGCTCGGATCAGACCGCCTCGGCCGGGGTGTCGAACAGGAAACAGCCGGTGATGCGGTGCCGGCCGTCGACCATCTGCAGCGTGTAGACCGCCATCACCACCCCGCCTTTGCGGGTCTGCAGCATGGCCCGCTGCACGAAGCGGCCGTCGGCAAGGCGCCAGGCCGGGCCATAATCCACCCGCACGGGCCGGATCACGGCCGGATAGGCATGGTGCACCATGCGCAGAAAGCGATCGGGCGTGCCGAACCGCGCCTGAAGGGCGGGTGCCGCCATGGCGAACGCCGCGGCGGCATCGTCGCGGGCCAGCGCCGCAAGCTGGCGGTCGATGGCGGCAATCACCGCCGACCGCTCGGCCGCATCGGCCGCCACGGCCACGGGAGCCGCGGTCCGGGCCGGATGATCCGCCCGCGGGTGATCGGCCGCAACCACCACCAGCGCCGTGCCGATCAGCAGCGATGCCGCGATCTTGATCCATCCCCGGCCGATGGCCGGCAAGCCTTGCTGACGGGACATCTCCGGGCCTCCCCCCTGTCGCCGCGCGCGTACCCCATGTTCATGACATGGGGTGCCGCGGGGGAAGATCCAGGGTGATCAGGCGGTTGCAAGGCGCGGCTGGCGAAGGCCCAGGAGCTGAAGCTCGACCAGCACCGCCACCACCACCGCCTGGCCGATGACCAGCGCATAGCCGGGGCCCGTCGGCTCCACCCAGCCCAGAACCAGAAGGGCGATGCTGTCGACGACCCAGAGCAGGTTCAGGATGGCGAGCGTGCGCACCGCCCCGCGGGGCAGCGGATCGCGCGTCGCAATCAGCAGAATGCCGCCCGCGATCACCACCAGGGCGATACCGGTAGCGGTCAGCAGCCCGCGCGGCAGGCCGGTCAGTTCGGCGACCGGGCCGCCGGCGATCAGGAACAGGGCAGCCATGCCAAGCCCGCTCAGGGCATCGAACCAGAGCACGCGGCGCAGCAGGGTCGGGTTGACGGTCATGACGGGTCTCCTTCAGGGAGCAGTGCCGGACGGGGCCCCTTGCCCGCCGTCCTGCCCCCATCAGACACCGGCGATCCCCCGCCGGCGATTATGCCGGAGGTAATGATCACGATGACGTTATGCCCCCCTTATCATGAGGCTTTGTCATGAGGCTTTCATCGATGTGGCCGCATCATGACCCGCGACGAAACCGGAAACGCTCCCCATATATAGTCGTCCCACCCGAGGCCGCAGCTCTTGCGGCCACCTTCGGAACGGACAGGAAAACATGACCGATGCCGAGCTTCATGGCTGCCTCGACTTTATCCGTCAGACTGAAAAGCTGAAGGACGTCCTGCGCAATTCCTACACCGCCTCCGGCCGTCACGAGAGCACTGCTGAGCACAGCTGGCGTCTGGCCCTGATGGCGATGGTGCTGGGCCCGGATCTGGGCCGGGATGGCGAGCCGGTCGACCTGCTGCGCGTGCTGAAGCTCTGCCTGATCCACGATCTGGGC
Proteins encoded:
- a CDS encoding class I SAM-dependent methyltransferase, coding for MTCLLTLHFLDAAERRRTVAGIHRRLVPGAPFVAAHSSFPQGAAERDLWLSRYAAYAVSMGVDVEQTNGAREAVRRSLMTFDPATDTAILEEGGFRDVSLFFAAFTWRGWVATA
- a CDS encoding DUF4864 domain-containing protein, which encodes MSRQQGLPAIGRGWIKIAASLLIGTALVVVAADHPRADHPARTAAPVAVAADAAERSAVIAAIDRQLAALARDDAAAAFAMAAPALQARFGTPDRFLRMVHHAYPAVIRPVRVDYGPAWRLADGRFVQRAMLQTRKGGVVMAVYTLQMVDGRHRITGCFLFDTPAEAV
- a CDS encoding acyl-CoA dehydrogenase family protein is translated as MEPAWSAQEELRIFRHAVRGFLATEFVPRLDAWRAQGIVDRQAWTAAGAMGLLLTEHDPDLGGGGGSFATEAIVYEELARIGDTSFCKGVHECCAGYIRAYGTPEQRRRWLPDLAAGRRIGAIAMTEPGNGSDLKAVRTTARPQGDHYLVSGSKTFISNGASADLILLVATVDPAAGAKGITLLVLETDDLPGFRRGRRLAKMGQCGQDTSELFFDDMIVPATNRLGAADGLGFGQLMSQLAYERLIIAVQAVTFAERALALAVDHAMTRETFGRPLIDHQALRFALADARTEAHTGRVLVDDCIARIIQGRLDAETAAMAKLWTTEMQGRVVDACLQVFGGAGYMAEHPLAQMYVDARAQRIYAGSNEVMKEIVARGLATLKGSPQ
- a CDS encoding enoyl-CoA hydratase/isomerase family protein; the protein is MTDTRPLDARRAIDARALYDHLTGNGSRFLRVGELLTAGAEAAPELLPDAQTLAAEAARPLSAKTGVEMAQALFLQAIFADRARGLHLCHAMQLPRPEAAANAARLARDGVLDLGLVRVERHGRLLVVENRNAGRLNAEDVPTIDALEHAVDAALLDEESTACILRGGVVDHPRYAGRRLAGAGLNLTDLYEGRVPYVMYIEREMGWVAKVFRGLAAPDRLPDELAETREKAWIGVIDGFAIGAATQALLVCDAVVAEAGSWFNVPARKEGLVPGCTNLRLPRIMGDRLARQIIMNGRTIRVDEPEARLLIDRVAEPDGLETAIDEVAADLVDGGVVSIAGNRRAFRVAQEPLDLFRAYLATYTREVAVCHLSPALVANLERHWTGRKARG
- a CDS encoding fatty acyl-AMP ligase, whose product is MTADTTATTLVHRLEDLARDRGDALAYVFLADGEREQARIDYAGLGARARAIARGLLAVAEPGDRALLLHQPGMGFIEAFFGCLVAGLVAVPAYPPRRNQSLDRLGAIVSGCGARVILIAGDQRAQLEPRFAEAGAEGAGAIAAARILATDEMATLPEDLLPRAPAVGPDDLAFLQYTSGSTGDPKGVMVSHGALAANQRLIRRAMGHGPETVFAGWLPLYHDMGLVGNLLQPLWLGIPSVLMAPAAFLQKPMRWLRAISDWKATTAGSPDFGYDLCVRRFRPDLCEGLDLSSWSVAYNGAEPVRAETLERFAATFAPYGFRADAFYPCYGMAETTLMISGGSQGIAPPVIDVDGSALDLGRVVPPVAGAITPPRRLVRCGQPGQGLAVAIADPETGRTLPDGRIGEILVTGTSLARGYWQRPELTDEVFGARLPGDDRRWLRTGDLGCRIDGELYVTGRIKELIIIRGRNHYPQDVETAITAACPDLAAGAAAAVSVDGPDGETVVAMIEAERERMRRLNGPEIFADAVEAVAAALELRLDRLVILRPNTILRTSSGKIRRREMRARLLAGLLDPLWDSAAREPVRQPEAAEA